DNA from Rosa rugosa chromosome 6, drRosRugo1.1, whole genome shotgun sequence:
TAACTTTAGTGATGACCATGTGATTTACCGAAACTCTCATATTGAGCCATTAAGGAATTGATGCTGAGTCTTCTAGTGTAATATGTCATTCTTTAGgtgtcgtttttttttttttttcaactgcaGCAATGCAATAGGTAGTCTCTCttgtataagaaaaaaaaaaggtagtcTCTTACCAGATATTTATCTcaatttatttcaaaaaaaaaaaaaaaagggatatgTATTTAATGAAAAGATATTGTGTATTGTGAATGAGGatagtttaggaagtttgggattgtgtttctagtaaaatattaaaataaaaaagttaataggTTGTGTATTAAGTAAGAGATGTGTATCTATCATCTAGCAATGTgtaaataaaatttctctttacGATTGTATCgagaactaataatttaaaaCTGAACACTTAAAAGGTAGTTTATTTAGGATAATATAATATTAACTTAATAGTTGGTCACATGCCCCGCTTATGACTTTTTAACAACATTAACGTATCGATACAACAAATAGACTAATTTCAAGATAATAGTAGACTAACTCCATATATTGATAGACTAATTCTACCTGATCGATCAAATACCGTAAGAAGTTACTATATATAATTTATCTAACTTTAATATATCAATACATTAATATACCGTAAATTTTTCAGTAAGTATTTAAAAGTCCGCTTAATCATTTGAAATAAGCTTTTATAGTCAGCACCTGATTTTTATCTGCGATACACCTGGGTATGATCAGGAGAGAATTGAGTGAAGAAACAGTTTTGATAATTGATATACACGAACCCACCACCAAACCCtaaaaagcaaaacaaaatacaAAGATATGTATTTCATGGGCCATTCACCAATGATACTGCAAATAAAAGTGTGTTTatattctttcaaaaaaaaaaaaaaaagtgtgtttATATATGTTCCCACGCGCCTCTTAAGCTTTGAAGTGATTCACGCGCGGACTTGGCAAAAGAATGTTGTGATTAGAGAGCcaattggtttggtttggtttggattTAATGATTGtatttgtgtttcaattaaTGTCTGCGGAGCAAAGGatggtttttgttttgaataacATGAAACTTGTATTTATAAGGGTGAGATTTGATGGAGCATGTTGGATCACAAAGTCATCATTTTGGCATTAATAGAAGTGTATATCTACCAACTAAATGCCTCCTCCAAAgtaaaaattcaaattcaaaatagtGTTAGCTCAATATATGGGGTATCTCAACCCCATAATTAATATGAGATTAaagattagtttttttttttttttggcaatgaaGAAACAATACAAAGAAAAGCAACAAActagaaaagggaaaaaaatacaaatagtACCCAATCTAAGGCCCACTCCGAATTTATATACCTAAGTTTccgaaactatcacaatggtaccccaAATACCTTGCCCGACCCAACATATGTACCTGCCGTCCATGACGGCGTTTTCCCGTATGCCATGTGGCGTATTTTTAGGGGTAAATCTGACCAAGTGGTTATGTTTTTTAAATTAgtattaataaattaataattaatgaagagataaattaaaaaaaaagattaaattctgcttactaccttgtactttcaaggattcatcagttcagtccctacacttctaatttaatcagaaaagtccttgcactctccaatttcatcaaatcaatCCAATTCATCACCACTCCATCAATTTTcggggaaaatttccaaactacccatctgcattcacaacaTTGACGCGTCGGCGGGCTGCCTAacgatgggtagtttggaaattttccttgtgagaaggtcccacgtcagcattttaaagcgaaaattgacggaatagtgacggattggatcaatttgatgaaattggagagtgcaaggacttttctgattaaattataagtgtagggactgaactgatgaacccttaaaagtacaaggtagtaagcagaatttaatcaaaaaaaaaaaaaagtactgtTATCTCTCTCTTTCGTCCCCATTTAAACCCAAATAGATAAAccatgctctctctctctctctctctcgcgtcCCCATTCAAATCcagcaaacccagaaacaatCAATAATGGTGGAGGAAACATGCCATTAACAATGGTGGAGTCTACCCATAAACCCAAAATGGTGAATTAATAGCAAAAATCACTTTCTGACACCCCAAGAGAAGTAGCAATCAGCAATGGTGGAGTCTAAGCTCCAACATTGCCGATCGAGAGACCTCGACAACCTCTTTTCTGTTTTCCTCTCATTTTTCTCACAATCACTTTCTTCACACTTCATCCCCTTTTGTTTTCTGCTCTTGTTTTCGCCGTTGTGTGTAAAAAAGGGTTTGCAAGAAGAAATATGGGGAAGGTAGTGTTTTTATTAGCTCTGATTGTTTTCTTTGGGGCTGATTGTTTTTGGGTCAATTGATTTTAGGGGAGATATGAGGTGGGTTGTGGgaaattttgggttttgatAAGCTTAAATGTGGAAGCTTGGGAGGTGCCGATTCCGGCCTCAATTGCAACCAGAAGGTCCTGATTCCAAAGCTATAGATTCAAGTGAGGAATATCATTAAAGATGAGAAGGTGAATGAGCTCGAAAGCATTTGCAATCCCATCATTGCCAAGATGTATGGGGGGCGCTGCTCCTGACATGGGTATGGTCGTATGGGTGGTGGCATGGAGGAAGGTGTTCCTCCAACTAATGCCAGTGGTGCTCAAGGTTTGAGAGCTGAGCATAGGGACCCAAAAGAGAGAGGATGGGTATGTTGAAATcaccagaagaaaaaaatttgagagaggaaagaaaaaaatattaaaaaaagtcTAAGTGAATGAagtgaccaaaatatcccttaaaATACGCCACCTGGGCATGCCGCTTGACGCCGTCACGAACGGCAGGTACGAATGTTGGGTCAGGTTGGGAATTCcaggtaccattgtgatagtttcggAAACTTGGGTATAGAAATTTGGAGTGGGCTTTAAGTTGgatactgtttgtatttttttcccactagaaaactagaaacaactccagaacaaagaacaaagaacaAAGGAACTGATCCCTAACTAGAGATTAATTATTAGTTTGAGTTATGAAATGTAGGATGCAGAAAGTTCTTGAGATTAAAGCTTGCTCCTCCAGCTTCTTCCTCCACAGCGTGTCTTGAAAATTGTAAACATCCTTGCTCCTAGATAATTAGTATGAGATTAAAGATATCTCAACCACATAAGATTTTGAATATCTCGGGCCCTTTTGTTTGCTTGGTTAAGCTTGATAGGATTAAAAATTATCTGTCTAACTGTTTCGAGCTGTTTGACAATCTGGATATTTATAGATTGGAAGTTTAAATTCCTATCAGAGTTGGATATCAAGTCTTGTTGTATAGGTGCGATAAGAAGCATATATTACTTTAACAGAGAGATAAACTCAATCGTGAAACATATTCGCGCCAACAACAACCTCTCCATCCCATCTTCGGTGGCCATTCCCTTTTGATTCCAGACCTATCCGGCAAAAAGCAGACATCTCCGGCCAACTCCTGCGATCTATTCCTCCTCTTACATCTCAATTATTGGTTCCCAAAACATCATCAAGTCCTCATTGTCAAACTCACCATGAGTGGTCGATGGCGAATTCGAACTTTTGGGCTAAAATCCAGCAATTTCTAGGCAATTTTCAGCCATCTCCGACCTCCATTTACATCTGTGCTCTTCGTCTCCGGCCATCGGATCACCGATGCGAAGCTTAACTCATGCTCCAAATCTCTAATAACAAGTAGATGTATCTCCTTTCATGCAATACCAAACCCAAAACTCAGTCAATGAAATATCAAACCGTGAATTTTCTCTCCCTCTAGTCTGAGGCTTTGAGCTTTGAAcgttcttttcaattttttgttttttagattTTTCTTTAAAAGGAGAGAGTTCCAATCCAATTCAAAATCTAATGTAACAAACAAAGTACAAGGTTAAGGATTCCTTATCAAATCTAATTTAAATCCAATCTAATCCAATTATGTATTCTAATCCATTCCTATCTTAGTTTCCAAACGTGGCCGTAGTGTTTTCTCAAGGAGCAAAAGGAAACAGGTTAAAATAGCCCTACGGGAGAAGCCGAAGAACAGAGAGATTAGACCATAGAGGGGAGTCCAATAGCAGCCAATGATGTTTGGCATAGGCAGGGAGACGAAGCAACCGAGATCAAAGAAGAGGAATCGGGTTTCTAGGGTTTGCAGCTTAGCACGTAGAGAGTTAGAAGAGGCTTTAATTTTTTCTCTCAACTAAGGTATCAATTTTTCTTGGCCAAAAAGTTCGTCTTTTCAATTAagtattttgtaaattgaaaataTAGCTCTAATAGGTTCCCTTATATGATAATGATTACTAACGTAGCATGCAAAATTATATCATAAGTGACGAGAATTTCAAAATATACCACAAAATAGTTGCCAAAAGACTAAGGGTTGTACGAGATTGATTAAAATTAATAAGTACAGGGGAACCcatgatgaaattagaagtgcacGAGCACAAGTGATTTAGGGTGTTAAACTTAgtgaggtaaaatgaaatttgtCATAAATTTAATATCAATAGTTGagatcacattttttttttccctttttttttagcGGAAGATAACAACTTTATTTCATTGGAGGCAGACAGATCATACAATGGTCAACTCAATAAGAGCACAAAAAAATGAGTTACTACACATATTGTGAAAAGCACACAAATAACAAATAATAGTCCCTTGGACTCAAATATTAAAATTTATGACAATATATATTGTACATTTATATTGAATTAGTCTACTTGATGTGAACAAATACAAACTTCTACACGTACTTCTTTTATTAGATTGAAAGGGTAGCCTAACATTATTAATTAAGGAGTTGCTTATCCTCGTTTTGCTAAGGAACTGCTCCAAGACAAAGATAAGACACTGAAATTGTAAATGTACTGTACATCTTTCTTTCTGTTAAACTCACTACACCTCTTATCTATCTATGTATCTATCTATTTGTATGTCTGTCTATCTTCTATACTATAAAACCAAGTGTTTCATTTATTGTCACATGATTTATCAAAATATGAATTATCTAAAATACCTTTTAGTCTAAAAAACGAAGGATTCATTTTAGTAAAACAAAAGacagaaaaatagaaaaagtgGATCACAATtgaagagtttttttttatcattcacACATACATTGCACAAATATGATACTAGTTATTAAATATCTCATGACATTTCTCATGCCAAACACGGATGCTTTTGCCCAAGACGATATATGTTTCTCAAAATTATGCAAGAGAACAATAGAGAATCTTTTCACACTGAATCTTGTTCAATAATATCACACCAATACATCATTACATTGTACCCAGTAGTGTAACAGATGCAGGATAAAAAGCAATGCATGGTAAAATTATGAGAGTCCATGGCCACACCCCATGTGGAAGCTCCAGAATTCCCCCTCAAGCTCTGTACTTTTCCAGTCCCAACCACCATGAGCAAACAATTTGTACTCCTTTTTATCTTTCTTTGTGCACATAACAGAGTAATAAACATGAAAAGGTTGGAGAAAAGCCATGGGCCTCTTTACTGTAAATTATAATGAGATCTGAGTTGGGTGtttggagagaagaaagaaaggagATAGGGAAAAGATTCAGTCATCATTCATTTGCTGTGGGGGCATTTGGATCTATATAACAATGCAAATGCAAATGCAAATGCAAAGGAGAAAGATGGTTGCCCCCTCCTATATCTTATGCAAATCCCCAAACCTTTTGTAGTCTACTACCATCAGAAAAACAAAACCCCATTCTCTCTTTTGCAAATTTAGGCATTATAGTATCCATAATCATCATAATGACAATTATTTTAGAAGGAAATGAGCAAAAGCCCCATAGAAAGCAAAGACCCTAAAGAGATGAACATATGTTTTATAAGCTGGTGGGACATGAGCACTAATGAGTAATGACCCTTAATTATGTGTTTGAAGATGATGGAAAAATTAAACATTGTTGGCCAAAGATTAATAAACAAAGACAGAAGATCCCATTTCCATATCATACATCTCAATTAAGCTAATTGTTTAGTTTTAGCTTAATGCATTGACTAACCCACAAAACACACATGGAATTTGTCTCTTAAACCAAATTCCAAGAGCGTGTAATCCACGTTGCCCATGACGAATAGATGCTCACTCTTTCAAATTATATTTTACACTTTCCTTTTTCATTATGAAAATGAAGAACAAGAAAGAACAGCTTAAAACACATGGGACAACAATCCCCCAATTGATCAAAATGAAACACACTACATGCAGAATGAGGAAAAGAGTTATTCCAAACTGAAACCCTTACTAATGTCTTGTACATATGTAAGAGTTTCAATATTGtttatagtttaaatcttttttaagttttaaaaataataaatgtAGCATTGTTATATCGCTGTACTCACACGTGAATATTTTTTCTAATCAGTTTAAAAAATCAGTAAATGTGTCTTTTTTTACTCTATTTCTCACATAAATTTTTAGCTTATATGACTTGCGTTGGTAGGGTGACACATAAGAAGTTAATAACCGCATCTGGAGCGAGAAATCACATCATCATTAACGAAAAATTTCAAAGTACATAACCGCTGAAACAACCATTtagatttttttgttcttttaattttttcacATTGTCCAACTCATAAATGCAAAAAGTAAATTGTCCTGTAACCTATAGTTAAGCGAAGTAAATCTAAATCTGGTAAACTTTGCATCGACTGCGAGTCGCTTCATAAATTGTCACTCCTTTCCCAACCAAAGTTTTGACTGCCGCGTGCGACACACTCGAGTGGGGGGGGGGTGTGTGGAGTCAGCCAGGTTTGTTTTGGTTCGGGAAGGAAAGAGAAACAAGAGAGAGAAGGAGTTATAGAGAGTGTCAGTGATTAGAGGCAAGAGAACGTGCAGTATTTGAAGCACAGATCTGGATTCACTCAAAACAACCCAACGCGCTACTCCACACGCGCTCTCACTCACTCCCCCTCACTCACTACCCTATAAGACttcaaaggagagagagaaagagagagggagggagagagtggAAATAGAAAAATCTAtctgtcgagagagagagagagagagagagagagctccaaGTAGTTCTTATTAGCTCAGAACCCAAAAAGCCCAGCACAGCAGCAGAGACAGACAGCAGCAGTGGTGAAGCAATTGATGGTTCTTCTGCTGCTCTGTTCTTGCTGCAAAATTTAAATACCCTAGAAAGCACACAAGTTCTAGTAGTAGAAGTTTGACTAGAAAGGAAAAATCTTAATATGCTTCAAGTAGTAGAGCTGCTGGGAGAGACAGAGAAGCTAGAGGAAGACCAGTAGTATCTTTCATGGGTAAGTTGTACTTTTCTGAATCAGAGTTGGATTTGGGTTCTAATTTGGCAAAGAAATAGATTGTTTATTAGAAGAAAGGGAATGGGTTTTTTGTGGGTTTCTTTGCTGTTTCTTCAGGGTTATGACTCTCCTGCAACTTTTGCTTCTCTTTGGTTTCTTTTTGTGAGAAATTCAACCACCAaagttttttcttgttttcctttccttttaacAATTAAAGGCATGAATACTACTCCTACTTTTAACACTCAAAACTTTCTTTAtggttttttccttttccttttgggcCTCTCTTTACCTTTCTTTTTCATGGGTTTTGCAGGAATAAGAGAGGAGAAAAGAAAGACACTCATCATCTCTCCACTCATCACAAGTTGGTAGGTAAAAGGTTTTGGTGTGTGgttgagaaagaaaattttACTTGTTCTCATAGAgaacacacacactctctctctctctgtgtcccTCTCAAAGGCAAATCCTAATTTTGAAGGGTTGGTGGCGGTGAAGTTTTGCACCAACCCACAGCCATGGATTCCTATGAAGCTACAAGGATTGTGTTCTCAAGGATCACGAACTTGGACCCAGAAAATGCTTCCAAAATCATGGGTCTTCTTCTAATTCAAGACCATGGAGAGAAGGAGATGATACGATTAGCTTTCGGCCCCGAGGCGTTTCTCCACTCTGTGATTCTCAAGGCTCGGAAGGACTTGGGACTAATGCCCATATCCAACTCTCCATCCACACCCACCACACCTTCCTCTCCTTCGCCTTTCCTCTCCACCAACCCAATCGCTATTTCGAGGCAAAACTCTGCTTCCTCAAGGCTGTCTCTCACTATACCAAACCcatcttcttctgcttctactTGGGCTGCTCTGTCTTCCGAGCTTCGAAACCAAGACGAGAGTATGATGATGAGTCCCAACAACATGGCTCCTAAcgtgtcttcttcttcttcatcttccatgATGAATTCATCTCTACCCTTTTTCGGAAACGGTGGACCCGACCATGTGCTTGAGGAGTTTCAGCTTCAGGAGCAGCTCTCTTTTCTCAACGATGGAGCTCCTAAATCCCCTGATTTGTTTTACCCCCAGTCGGACTTGTCTTCCAGCCCAACTAATGGTTCTGATCAGACCCTTTTCTCCTCCTACGGTGGCTCCGGGAACTGGGGCGGTGGTGGGGCTCTTCACCGCCGGAGCTGCTCCGTCAGTGATGTGTGCTTGGAAGACCCGAATTCTGGGTTCGGGTGGAAGCCCTGTTTGTACTATGCTAGAGGGTACTGCAAGAATGGAACTAGCTGTAGATTCTTGCATGGTGGTGGAATAGGGGACTTGGGTTCAGATGGTGCTCCACTTGTTGGTTCACCAAGCAAGCTTGAGATGATGGACCAGTCGTGCCATGAAGCACTTCTCAGATCCAAGTCTGCTCAACAGCAAAGACTGGCTGCAGCTTCCCAGCTCATGGCCTCAGCCAACTCTTTCCCTTACTCCTCTACTAAGTGCATGAACTTCCTTATTCAGCAGCAACAAACTGATGCGCAGAGGTACTTAAAACAGAGCTTCTAATCAACAAATTGAAATTTATattggttttatttttgtttttattaatcTTCATTGTGTTAATAGGGCCGCTGCAGCCTTGATGATGGGGGATGATATACACAAATTTAGTCGATCTCCTCGGATGGAAAGGAACGAGTTTCCAATGATGAACGGTGGGGCTGGGATGGTGAACCCAGCCTCAAGGCAGATATACTTGACTTTTCCAGCTGATAGCACTTTCAGAGAAGAAGACGTGTCAAATTACTTCAGGTTTTTTGTTCTCTATGTGTTTTTACCCTTGTATTGCTATTTTGATGATGCGCTTAGTGAAATAATAGGTGTGTTGTGTTTTGCTGACTTTGTTTGGTAATGGAATATTGAAGCATTTATGGACCTGTTCAAGATGTGAGAATTCCATACCAGCAGAAGAGGATGTTTGGGTTTGTTACATTTGTGTACCCGGAGACTGTGAAGCTTATTTTGGCGAAAGGGAACCCTCATTTTGTTTGTGATGCTAGAGTGCTGGTCAAGCCTTACAAGGAGAAGGGCAAAGTTCAGGACAAGTACAGGCACACTCTTCACTTCTCATTTCTTGTTTTCTCTAATTAATTGCGCAACTAATCACGGCTTATTTGATATATTAAGCTAATGGTCCTTGCATGTTATTTTTGCCAGGAAGCAACAAGTGGAAAGAGGAGATTTGTCACCCTGTGGTACACCTACTGGCCTTGATGGTAGAGACCCTTATGATCTCCAGCTAGGTAGCTTCCCACACATGGAATGTATGCTTTAAATTAGAtcatctctttttattttattgactgaatgtagtttttttttttttttttggttgattcATCTAGGAGCTAGGATGTTTTACAACTCTCAAGACATGTTGTGGAGGAGGAAGCTGGAGGAGCAAGCTGAGCTTCAGCAAGCACTTGAACTTCAAAGCCGAAGGCTAATGGGTCTGCAGCTTCTTGATGTCAAGAAGCATCACCACCGAGCTCTTTCTGCCAGCAGTCCGATTAATTCTCCTACTCAGTCCCCCAGTATGTTCAATCAGAACTTTGTGCATCCTTCATTTCATAACCCAGAAGTTACTAAAGGTAGTTTTGCTATTATATAGTAACAATGAGCGCCTTCATGCTTCAGTGTGGTTGCTAACATTTTAAATGTGCTGAACCGCAGAGAACTGCTCTAGTCCAGTGCCACCCATTTCTTCAGCTCTCTCAGCAGACCATCAGCCTCAGGTGGCAGCAACCGTTGCTACTGGTAAAGAATCAGGTGCCAACAGTGACGACAGTGGGAGTGGCAAGGAAAGCCCCCATGATGACGATGTCAGTGGTTTGCTAGGAAGGTATGTATGATTTTGCATTATGCCAAGTCTCTGCGGCATTTTTTCCAAATTGTTGACTTATGAATCTTCCTAATCCACAACAGCTTGGAGCACAACCTCCCCGACAGTCCTTTTGCTTCTCCAACAAAAGGAGCCCGGGATTACTTGTCTGCATTCCCGGTGGTCGCGGCCAGTGAGGCCAATGATTCATCTGATGCCTCAGCTGCAACAGCTAACATTAACTTGGCTACTTCCCTACTGCCAGCCACTTCCTCACTGGACATGGCATCTTTCAAGTCCTTTAACTGCCAAATTCCAAGGTTATCCCCAATCCACTTCTATAAATATCTACCAAATATTTAATATTGCATGCACTGTTGCCTGAATTCTAACTCGGAAAATCTGCATTTGGGAATTCAGGTTGTCTTCCGGCCATGGAGCCATAGGGATGTATGCCGCCGGCGCAGGGGGGCCGAAATGCCCGGTTGGAACTTCCTAAGCCTTAAATTAGGTATTAAGTTACTTTCAAAACTAAGTGATCAAGGTTTGTTTCAACATCCAGAAATAACTTACTTTATGTGATTAACATGgcctgttttgtttttgtttctgtaGGGGGAGGATCAACGCAAGTTTCTAAGAATAACCAAACAAAACACCACCAAAATCTGTAGAAAAAGAATCCAAATCTCCACCAGCACCATCTCATCAGAAAATACCATACTACTTACTACCATACAAAATGCATACGTAAAAGGCACTAAAGGAAGGGAAGCGAAAGGAAGTGTGGGTCAGCCTCgcgttttccttttttctttgttcttcttcttgtaCCACTAAGTCTTTCGTCACATCCCATTTTCTCTAGTTTTAAGTCGGAACCACAGGtttaaaaagaaagagagacaaaGGAATCACCAACACGGTCATAAATTTAGTTTGTAACTTTTGGGCACCGTAAAAGTGAATTGGTGTCGCCCAGTTCTCAACAAATGGTGCCCAAAATCTAGTCTATTAGTGTGTCTCTGTGGTACTTAGTGTTTTTCTAGTGTAATCAAGTCTGTacagcagaagaagaagcagaaccCAGAAGAAGCTATAGAGCAGCCAagctgaggaagaagaaaggtaaaaacaagaaaaaaaagagccTAGTGTGATTTTTGTACAATTACACTGAAGCCTTGGAGTGAGATCAGCTCGGCTGTAGCAGTTGCGATATCGGGAAATTTTTTTTGACCTTTATCAATCCATGTGGTTGCTGCACCTTTGTACTATTTGTTCTTGTACCAAACagtaagaaaagaaagaaatgtagGAAGGAAAAATCAGAAAGTAAAAAAGCGCGAGTTTTTTACTGTTACCgtgtctcactctctctctctgtctctgtaccattgctttttcgaaatCTGAGAAAACATCTCGTCTCTTTGCGAAAAAgcattttcatttttcctttaaaaaaaaaaagcattttcattttttgttcaATTGTATGTGGGGACCACGGGGCACGATGTCACATGGAGGTTGCTGACGGGGCGAGTGGGGGGCCCGGGTggtttatctatactattattaagagaagaggctttgttagtcaaaatcttaaattttgacagaattaaccctaaaagattaataaactttgaaaattaattaaatcacaagaataattaagacatttataaaatatatttttatttaaaaaatttgaaaaaaatatccacaacccacttttctctctctcattttcttttatCTGCAATAATCAgccttttcctttttcattttcaaaataaaaaaatttaataacttGCACGTGGCGGGTGGGGGGCCCGGGTggtttatatttttaaaatgaCCAGATTTGGGGGATGGGACCCACGGAGGGGCCCCACACCATGTGAGTGAGGTGAAAGAAAAGGCGGAGAGGATGTTGATGCCCACCCACACACGTATGACAAAAGTGCACGGATGGAGGGAATCTTTGGGGGTTTGTGTGTGTGGGATTTAAGTttaaaaaatgaaattgaaatttttactGTGGGGTGCGTTGGAGTTTGTAGCCGAAAAGTACTGGGCGGTAATAATAATTATTGGAATTGGCAGTGAGTGAGGAACAGGCTGGCATTGATAACTACAAATCTGGGGAAAAGCTTGAAAGCTTGACTGTGACGTCACTGTGGAAGGGGGGTTGGGTTGGGGTAATGATTTTGTGAGGGTGAGACCATGCATGGACCCGTGGGAAGAGCCCTGATTGGAAGTGAATGATTAGGGTTTTGTGGATTTGGTACAGTGGATTAGTGGGGGAGGGAGGGACTAAGCAAAATCCAGTTTGATGAAGACGTCTCTGGGTTTATATTTTGTGGGATTAAAATGAGGTTAGGTTTGGGAAGGACAGGTTGGGGGACAAGATACTAAGTGATCCACAGGAAAATAGGGACATATCCATCC
Protein-coding regions in this window:
- the LOC133714056 gene encoding zinc finger CCCH domain-containing protein 53 isoform X3, whose protein sequence is MDSYEATRIVFSRITNLDPENASKIMGLLLIQDHGEKEMIRLAFGPEAFLHSVILKARKDLGLMPISNSPSTPTTPSSPSPFLSTNPIAISRQNSASSRLSLTIPNPSSSASTWAALSSELRNQDESMMMSPNNMAPNVSSSSSSSMMNSSLPFFGNGGPDHVLEEFQLQEQLSFLNDGAPKSPDLFYPQSDLSSSPTNGSDQTLFSSYGGSGNWGGGGALHRRSCSVSDVCLEDPNSGFGWKPCLYYARGYCKNGTSCRFLHGGGIGDLGSDGAPLVGSPSKLEMMDQSCHEALLRSKSAQQQRLAAASQLMASANSFPYSSTKCMNFLIQQQQTDAQRAAAALMMGDDIHKFSRSPRMERNEFPMMNGGAGMVNPASRQIYLTFPADSTFREEDVSNYFSIYGPVQDVRIPYQQKRMFGFVTFVYPETVKLILAKGNPHFVCDARVLVKPYKEKGKVQDKYRKQQVERGDLSPCGTPTGLDGRDPYDLQLGARMFYNSQDMLWRRKLEEQAELQQALELQSRRLMGLQLLDVKKHHHRALSASSPINSPTQSPKNCSSPVPPISSALSADHQPQVAATVATGKESGANSDDSGSGKESPHDDDVSGLLGSLEHNLPDSPFASPTKGARDYLSAFPVVAASEANDSSDASAATANINLATSLLPATSSLDMASFKSFNCQIPRLSSGHGAIGMYAAGAGGPKCPVGTS
- the LOC133714056 gene encoding zinc finger CCCH domain-containing protein 53 isoform X1 encodes the protein MDSYEATRIVFSRITNLDPENASKIMGLLLIQDHGEKEMIRLAFGPEAFLHSVILKARKDLGLMPISNSPSTPTTPSSPSPFLSTNPIAISRQNSASSRLSLTIPNPSSSASTWAALSSELRNQDESMMMSPNNMAPNVSSSSSSSMMNSSLPFFGNGGPDHVLEEFQLQEQLSFLNDGAPKSPDLFYPQSDLSSSPTNGSDQTLFSSYGGSGNWGGGGALHRRSCSVSDVCLEDPNSGFGWKPCLYYARGYCKNGTSCRFLHGGGIGDLGSDGAPLVGSPSKLEMMDQSCHEALLRSKSAQQQRLAAASQLMASANSFPYSSTKCMNFLIQQQQTDAQRAAAALMMGDDIHKFSRSPRMERNEFPMMNGGAGMVNPASRQIYLTFPADSTFREEDVSNYFSIYGPVQDVRIPYQQKRMFGFVTFVYPETVKLILAKGNPHFVCDARVLVKPYKEKGKVQDKYRKQQVERGDLSPCGTPTGLDGRDPYDLQLGARMFYNSQDMLWRRKLEEQAELQQALELQSRRLMGLQLLDVKKHHHRALSASSPINSPTQSPSMFNQNFVHPSFHNPEVTKENCSSPVPPISSALSADHQPQVAATVATGKESGANSDDSGSGKESPHDDDVSGLLGSLEHNLPDSPFASPTKGARDYLSAFPVVAASEANDSSDASAATANINLATSLLPATSSLDMASFKSFNCQIPRLSSGHGAIGMYAAGAGGPKCPVGTS
- the LOC133714056 gene encoding zinc finger CCCH domain-containing protein 53 isoform X2; the encoded protein is MDSYEATRIVFSRITNLDPENASKIMGLLLIQDHGEKEMIRLAFGPEAFLHSVILKARKDLGLMPISNSPSTPTTPSSPSPFLSTNPIAISRQNSASSRLSLTIPNPSSSASTWAALSSELRNQDESMMMSPNNMAPNVSSSSSSSMMNSSLPFFGNGGPDHVLEEFQLQEQLSFLNDGAPKSPDLFYPQSDLSSSPTNGSDQTLFSSYGGSGNWGGGGALHRRSCSVSDVCLEDPNSGFGWKPCLYYARGYCKNGTSCRFLHGGGIGDLGSDGAPLVGSPSKLEMMDQSCHEALLRSKSAQQQRLAAASQLMASANSFPYSSTKCMNFLIQQQQTDAQRAAAALMMGDDIHKFSRSPRMERNEFPMMNGGAGMVNPASRQIYLTFPADSTFREEDVSNYFSIYGPVQDVRIPYQQKRMFGFVTFVYPETVKLILAKGNPHFVCDARVLVKPYKEKGKVQDKKQQVERGDLSPCGTPTGLDGRDPYDLQLGARMFYNSQDMLWRRKLEEQAELQQALELQSRRLMGLQLLDVKKHHHRALSASSPINSPTQSPSMFNQNFVHPSFHNPEVTKENCSSPVPPISSALSADHQPQVAATVATGKESGANSDDSGSGKESPHDDDVSGLLGSLEHNLPDSPFASPTKGARDYLSAFPVVAASEANDSSDASAATANINLATSLLPATSSLDMASFKSFNCQIPRLSSGHGAIGMYAAGAGGPKCPVGTS